The DNA window GGCGTTCGGGTTCCAGCCGCTCTCGCGGCTGACGATGTAGTCGACGTAGCCCCAGTCGCCCTCGGCGATGCCCGCCGCCGACATCCACTCCGACGAGGATCCTCCGCCGGTGTAGTACGGCCGGGCTGCGGCCACCGGCTCGCTCGACGACGACTCGTCGGACGAGCTCGTCTCCTCGGGTTCGGGCACCGGCTCGGGCGTCGGAGTGGGCTTCGGGGTGACGTACACCTCGTAGCTGTCGCGGCCCAGGTCCATCGCAGCGGCCTCCGCCTTCGCGGCGGCCTCTCGTCCGGCGGCGTAGCCGGCCGCGTACGACTGGCTGTCGTCGAGGGCGCTCGCGTACAGGGTCACGGGGAGCGGCTGCGCCTCGGCGCTGGCGCGCGTGAGCGTCACCCCCAACGGCCCGGCGTAGGCGGCGACGAAGCCGACGGCGGCGACGGCGGCGAAGACGGCCACGACGCCGCGCCGACGCGACCAGCGGGGGGACGACGAGGATGCTGCGCCGACGGGTCGCTCGTCACGATGGGCGATCGCAGTCCCATGGGGAGTGGCGCGGGAGGCGACATCCCTCTCGCGACGAGCCCGGCGCGTGGACGCAGGAGTCAGATCGTCGCCGGGAGTCACAGTGCGGCCGAGTCTACCCGGAGCCCCGGACCGGTGCCAGGTCAGACGACGGCGAGCATGACCTCGACGACGGCGTCGAGCACCGCGTCGACCTGCACCTCGCGGTAGCCGCCGCGCTGCATCCGGAACGCGATCGAGCGCACCTGCTCGACGGTCACGGCGTCGCCCGACTCGAGGTAGCGCGCCAGCTTGTCGGCGATCAGGTCGACCTCATCGACGCGGTACCCGTAGTGCAGGAAGCCGACCCGCTCGAACCGGTGCCGCGGCGGCCGCGTCAGGCGGTCGAGGATGACCTGACCGGTCTCCCGCGTGCGTCCGACCCAGGCCCGCGCTCCGCGCGAGCTCACCGCACGGCTGCGCTCACGCCCGGCGAAGGCGTCCTCGATGCGCGAGAGGGCGGCGTCCACCGCGGCGATCGCGTAGCCGTGGCGCACGAGGGGGAAGGCCACGCGGCGCACGTCGGCGGCGTCCAGCTCGGCATCGGCGGGATCGGCCTCAAAGGAGGTGCGCGCC is part of the Microbacterium lemovicicum genome and encodes:
- a CDS encoding transglycosylase SLT domain-containing protein: MAVFAAVAAVGFVAAYAGPLGVTLTRASAEAQPLPVTLYASALDDSQSYAAGYAAGREAAAKAEAAAMDLGRDSYEVYVTPKPTPTPEPVPEPEETSSSDESSSSEPVAAARPYYTGGGSSSEWMSAAGIAEGDWGYVDYIVSRESGWNPNATNSSSGACGLVQALPCSKVPGNGYDPVDNLRWGNGYAVGRYGSWASAYAFWTSNHWW
- a CDS encoding DivIVA domain-containing protein, yielding MTLDDASTSVGPDGGTAPAPFPSTTGRTKGYDKAAVDTFLEAARTSFEADPADAELDAADVRRVAFPLVRHGYAIAAVDAALSRIEDAFAGRERSRAVSSRGARAWVGRTRETGQVILDRLTRPPRHRFERVGFLHYGYRVDEVDLIADKLARYLESGDAVTVEQVRSIAFRMQRGGYREVQVDAVLDAVVEVMLAVV